TTTTCCCTTTCACCAGGTTGGGATACTTGCGAAAGGGATGATTCGACCAGGTAGTCTTCGTCCGTCGCGTTCTACGCCTTATCAATAAGCCATTATCTCTGAGTAACTTAGCAAACTTATCCCGACCTAGTTTGATCCCATGCTGCTGACGAAAGTCGGTCAACTGGTGGTGCAGGATTTCCGCTCCAACCGAAGGCAAGTCCAGGCGTAACCGCCGGACTTCGGCTAACACCATAGTATTTGTAAGATCCGCTTTCTGACATCGTTTCTGCTTCTCATACCAAGCCTGACGGCTTACCCCAAACAGCCCGCAGAGTGTTTCCATACTCACCAGTGGGTGATGCAGGCTGAGTTGATTTACTGTTTGGGGCCAGGCTTTTTTCGAATCGGAATTTTGAGCTCTTTTTCGGCAATGTTGATCATGATCTCCAGGGCTTCCCGTTTGAGTTGTTCGTGCTGGAGTAGTTTTTGAGTATCGGCTAGCTGCTTTTTAAGTAGGGCCACTTCATCGGTTTTACTTTTCATCCGTCGAGCGCGTTTAGGACTAGGATAGTAGCGTCGGAGTCGATAGCGCTGGTAGGCTCGATTCCAGATCCGGAGTGAATTTCGGGAAATATTCAGCTCGGCCAAAATCTGTTTTTCACTGACCAGCTCCAGTCGATAGAGCTCGACCACGTGCCAGCGGAAAGCGCTGACTTTGTACTTTTTCTTGAGGTCAATAAACCCACTTACCTTCATAACTGTACACGGTTAGTGTCAAGCTATTCCAGCGCAATACACATTGTTGTATAATCTATGTTATGTAAAGTAATACAAGTTGTAAGACAAAATTTGTCTTCTGTCTTACAACTGTAAGACAATTTACTTCTAATACTATTCATTCAGCTACCTTGAGGTGGTCCGATTTAGCGGCACACTGAATTTGTCAGATTTTTAAAATATTCCAGTTCAAATTGATCAGGGCTTTTGTAGCTCAGCGACGAATGCTTTCTCACCCGGTTATAATAGATCTCAATATAGTCGAAGAGTTCGGTTCGTCCATCCTCTACACTCAAAAACGCTCCGCCTTCCAACAACTCCGCTTTTAGACGGCTCCACAACGACTCCGCAAAGGCATTATCGTAAGGATCGTCGGCCCGACTCATGCTGGGCCTGATACGCCACAAATGCGCTAATTCCTTCAATTCTGTTGACACATACTGGCCACCTCGGTCAGAATGGATAATCAAACCTTCAGTAGGTTGACGCAGTTGCAAGGCACGACGTAACGGAAGTATAACTAGTTCATCCTCCATCGTTTCACCTACTTGCCAGCCTACTATTCTACGAGAAAAAAGGTCCATCCATGCCGCTAGGTAAGCCCATTGACCACCCATTAAAGGAAGATACGTAATGTCGCTAACCCAAACTAAATTAGGTGCTTGGGGCAACGGCTGATCTAACAATAAATTTGGCCAGTAGCCCCTACCATGCGT
The sequence above is a segment of the Spirosoma oryzicola genome. Coding sequences within it:
- a CDS encoding IS3 family transposase; the encoded protein is MSARSKKSLEHYQSTDLRVRYQLVQELAAEFAVETLCLVLEVSRTAYYRYLRGESYQLASQKAEYQQLVEQTFAIHKRRYGSRRIKAELLEKGHSLGRYQVRMLMKKSGLQAIQPKSFVPRTTDSTHGRGYWPNLLLDQPLPQAPNLVWVSDITYLPLMGGQWAYLAAWMDLFSRRIVGWQVGETMEDELVILPLRRALQLRQPTEGLIIHSDRGGQYVSTELKELAHLWRIRPSMSRADDPYDNAFAESLWSRLKAELLEGGAFLSVEDGRTELFDYIEIYYNRVRKHSSLSYKSPDQFELEYFKNLTNSVCR